The Oncorhynchus tshawytscha isolate Ot180627B linkage group LG30, Otsh_v2.0, whole genome shotgun sequence genome includes a region encoding these proteins:
- the LOC112228946 gene encoding cationic amino acid transporter 3-like has protein sequence MVDKMASFGRILLRRRVLDCSDEGSRFARCLSTLDLVALGVGSTLGAGVYVLAGEVAREKAGPAIVLCFLIAALSSMLAGLCYAEFGARVPKTGSAYLYSYVTVGEIWAFITGWNLILSYVLGTASVARAWSSNFDSLVEQRISDFFRSSMAMSAPGGVLAEYPDLFALILVLLLTGLLAFGVSESALVNKIFTGVNLVVLGFVIISGFVKGDTVNWNLTLEDFNNASNTNVSSLSKEVVDKTFGTGGFAPFGLRGILSGAATCFYAFVGFDCIATTSEEAKNPTRSIPVGIVASLLICFFAYFGVSAALTLMMPYYLLDTKSPLPKAFIHVGWPAAHYIVAVGSLCALSTSLLGSMFPMPRVIYAMAEDGLLFRGLSRMNTRTKTPLMATIVSGCVASLMAFLFDLAALVDLMSIGTLLAYSLVAICVLILRYQPGTLSSSSQSEKLVELVGGEKVAVSGRDSGDEDGLDLEDRPLREKFTPRRLLFPSGNLPTKISGNIVYATTAIISVLITVLCVVLAGKLDELIEVQPVWVTVCVVLALLCALCVVIIWRQPESKEALTFKVPLLPWLPLFSVFVNIYLMMQLDLATWCRFAVWMGIGFAIYFCYGIWHSSEAVNSTPRKYEPALQTKKKPIYLGRDESEAEGMSP, from the exons ATGGTAGACAAGATGGCCTCCTTTGGCCGGATCTTGTTGCGACGCAGGGTACTGGACTGCTCCGATGAGGGAAGCCGATTCGCCCGCTGCCTCTCCACACTGGACCTGGTGGCCCTGGGGGTGGGCTCTACGCTAGGGGCAGGGGTGTACGTCCTAGCTGGTGAGGTAGCCAGGGAGAAGGCTGGTCCTGCCATCGTGCTCTGCTTCCTCATCGCTGCGCTCTCCTCCATGCTGGCCGGACTCTGTTACGCCGAGTTTGGCGCCCGCGTACCCAAGACTGGTTCGGCGTACCTGTACAGCTACGTGACGGTTGGCGAGATCTGGGCTTTTATCACGGGGTGGAACCTcatcctctcctatgtcctcg GTACAGCCAGTGTGGCCCGAGCCTGGAGCTCTAATTTCGATAGCCTGGTAGAGCAGAGGATATCAGACTTCTTCAGGTCGTCCATGGCCATGAGCGCCCCGGGGGGGGTGCTGGCTGAATACCCGGACCTGTTTGCGCTCATCCTCGTGCTCTTATTAACCG GGCTGCTGGCGTTTGGCGTGAGTGAGTCGGCTCTGGTGAATAAGATCTTCACAGGGGTCAACCTGGTGGTGCTGGGCTTCGTCATCATCTCAGGCTTTGTGAAGGGAGACACAGTTAACTGGAACCTTACTTTGGAGGACTTTAACAATGCAAGTAACACCAACGTGTCCAGCTTATCCAAAGA GGTTGTGGATAAGACGTTTGGCACTGGTGGTTTTGCTCCTTTTGGCCTCCGTGGCATTCTGTCTGGTGCTGCCACGTGTTTCTATGCCTTTGTGGGGTTTGACTGCATCGCCACTACAA GCGAAGAGGCTAAGAACCCAACTCGTTCCATCCCTGTGGGCATCGTGGCCTCTCTGCTCATCTGTTTCTTCGCCTACTTCGGGGTGTCTGCGGCCCTTACACTCATGATGCCCTACTACCTGCTGGACACCAAGAGCCCCCTGCCAAAGGCCTTCATCCACGTAGGCTGGCCTGCTGCTCACTACATCGTGGCTGTGGGCTCCCTCTGTGCTCTCTCCACCAG CCTGCTTGGGTCCATGTTCCCCATGCCGAGGGTTATCTACGCCATGGCAGAGGATGGGCTCCTGTTCCGTGGCCTGTCCCGCATGAACACGCGTACAAAGACGCCCCTGATGGCCACCATCGTCTCTGGCTGTGTGGCAT CTCTGATGGCCTTCCTCTTTGACCTGGCTGCCCTGGTTGACCTCATGTCCATAGGGACACTGCTGGCCTACTCACTAGTGGCCATCTGTGTGCTCATCCTCAG gtaCCAGCCGGGCACCCTGAGCTCGTCCAGTCAGAGTGAGAAGCTGGTGGAGCTGGTGGGAGGGGAGAAGGTGGCCGTGTCCGGGCGAGACAGCGGTGACGAGGACGGCCTGGATCTGGAGGACCGACCCCTCCGGGAGAAGTTCACCCCCCGCCGCCTCCTCTTCCCCAGCGGGAATCTACCCACTAAGATCTCTGGGAACATCGTCTATGCCACCACGGCCATTATCT CGGTGCTCATCACTGTGCTGTGTGTGGTTTTGGCGGGGAAGCTGGATGAGTTGATCGAGGTTCAGCCTGTGTGGGTCACGGTGTGTGTAGTACTGGCCTTGCTCTGTGCACTTTGTGTCGTCATCATCTGGAGGCAACCCGAGAGCAAGGAAGCTCTCACCTTCAAG gTGCCCTTGTTGCCTTGGCTGCCTCTGTTCAGTGTCTTTGTCAACATCTACCTCATGATGCAGCTGGACCTGGCTACGTGGTGCCGCTTTGCTGTTTGGATGGGCATTG gATTTGCAATCTACTTCTGCTACGGGATCTGGCACAGCAGCGAGGCAGTCAACAGCACCCCCCGGAAATACGAGCCTGCCCTCCAGACCAAGAAGAAGCCCATCTACCTGGGGAGAGACGAGAGTGAGGCGGAGGGGATGAGTCCCTGA